A segment of the Mercurialis annua linkage group LG4, ddMerAnnu1.2, whole genome shotgun sequence genome:
TAGCATCTATTGACAATCCTTCCTACAAAGCAAATTACCTGTGAGTAATGGAATCCAATAGGATGCATGATCATCTTTGTCGCTTAAGGATTGTGCATCTGAAGCATTCTCATTTACAAGTGGAATGGTTGAATCAACTACCTTGCTCTTCTCAATCCAGACAAGACCTCCATCTGCAAGTTTTACAGCGCAAAAACGGAGAAATGCTATGGCATTGAGGCTTACATCACTGTTAAATCTGCTATTTGTGAAGGTTGTTAGGCACTTAACACAGTCTGTGAAAGTTGTCGTCTCTGTCTCGGTTATATAAGGAAAGTACTCTCGCACTATTTTCTCCATGGTCTCAAATGCCAACAAGACTATATTTTTACGCTCATCAGCTGCAGCAGCTGTAAATACCTGAGGAAAGATTGGCATGGAATCAGTGAAagtgaaataaaaatacaatagcAATTCTTAAGCATTACAAGAGTTACAAAAGGCAAAGCAAGTTTGAAGGCTTTTTCTTGCAAAAGAGTAAAGAAAGACGAGCCTAATCTGTAAAAGACTCCTCAACATAGGCATGATGCTGCTGCTACATTTATATTCCAGTAATTTGGTTTTTCATGTCATGAGATAGGGGTATGATTTTGGGAAGAATAAGGGGACATAACATGTTTTAGAAGATAATCAGACTATAACTTCATAAACTAAATCCAAATTCTACAACCGCAAGGAGAGAGAGAGAAGAGACATCCCCACGGAAACATAGTAAGAAAATATTGTATACAAAACAGGATATCTATACACCTAAACTTAGGGGTAAGCATTCGGTCCGTTCATTTAAAACCGAAACGAATTATCCCTACGGAATTAACCAGATCTTTTTAACTCTGTAACTGAAGTGATCAaattaaccgaattaaccaaaatattttaactctttaaccgaaccgattgaattaactaaattaaccGAAACAGAATtacaacaatttaaaatatttaaaattgaactgACCGAATAAGTCGGTCAATCTGGTTAGaccgataaaaaaaaattaaaattataaacaaatatcCAGTTAATTCGgttaaccaaatttttaaaatccttaacgtaaccaaacaaaaaataattataaaccagCCGAATTACCGAATCAACCGAAAACCTTTAACAGAATTAACCGAAATAGATCGGTAAATTCGGTTAATTTATTTTCACTTAATatttgctcacccctactaCAGTAGCATATTAATGAATCCGTGCTCCTATTTTTAAGATCATATAGATCAACTTCCCCACAAGATCATTAGTAGCAATGAACCAACACTCACAACAATCAttcacaaaataaaacataCCAGAAACACGCTTTTCCAGCCAGATTTCACATTGTTGACACGGCTGAGGACCATCTGTGAAAGGCAGCGAACAATTAATTCCCTAATTTCTGCAGAACTGCTCTTTTGCATGACAATCGCAAATGGTCTCAAAAATTCATTCTGAAAGTTGTAATTTGCCAGCTCTTCACGCTCTAAAAATTTCATAGCAAGTTGCCGCAACGAGTCCATAACAAAAATTGCAACTGAGAGATTTTCTGACAATCCAACTGACACGAAAAAATCTGAAAGAACATTCCATATACGGGACCAGACCAATCTAATGCGGTTCATATTGTAATGTctgaagaaaataaaacttgGGATTAGTAAAAATTCCACTGTTACAGTTAAGACATCTTTGCATGACAGATTTAAAGattattgaataaaatttcAGAGAGATATCCATCTTCACCTTTTCCTTGAGAAAGAGTGTTTTTGAACattagaatattttttaaaatcacatTCATACCACGTTTGATATTTTAAGACATGAGATCAGTTTGAATAAGTATGTAATATGAGAGAGATCTTACGCAATTTCAACAATTTTTGTGAGGCTAAACACTCGAGGGTCTGTTGGGGACTGCAACTCTGACATTgcaactttacaaagagatttcaCGAAAGCTACTATTGCTTCACTGTTCAATCTCTGGCTATTAGCAAAAACATGGTTCAACTCAAAATTCCCTATCTGATCAAGCAAATTCAAATTGGCAATGAAGTTGTTGATCTGCTCTGGGGTCACAGGTCCTGGCAAATTCACCCCAACTGTGGCACTGTCGTATGAACCCCCTCTGACAACAGCCATTACGGCTGGATTTTGGAGAGTTCCTTTTTTCTTTAGAGATGGATAACCTGTGGCCTTCAGTGTTTTCTCATCTGCTTCAACATTAGATGAAGTCAAAAAAGATGCATCAGGTGGTGCACCCTCTCCCAGCAGCTGCAGATGCTCAATTCGGGAGAGACAGGTTAATATATGCTCCCAAGCTTCCTGAAGATTATTACCATCTTCAATTGCAATTGATATTATTGCCTGCATCAGgcaaaacgtttcgcataaagaTGATACACAAATGGCACAAATGATACTAGAAACAAAACGCATGTCACATGGACATGATTTGCTATTAATAAGATATATTCTTTGACTATTTATTTGTTCATATCCATAAATTTGGAATTGAACTTCAAATTACGTGTTTATGTAGGCATTTCAAATCCACACTGAAACGACACTTTTGGTGACAttcatgaataaaataaaatgagtaAACCTATATAACATCAAATGAAAGGGTCTTAACTTTCAAAAGTTTCCATCCAAACGCAAGACGACGGTATAAAAGTCATGCTAATGAtccaaattattataatatcagTCCCAATCCTGTTCCTCCTAATGAAGCAGGAACAAGAATCTATTTCCTCTTTCACAGCCTATGAGTTGCTAAATAAATGATTACCTTCACAGCATCAACATTTTTTTGCTTCATATCTGCAGCATTATGAAGATAAGTAAACTTTGCTATAGATGTTACAAAAGCATCTCTCTGGGTCTGCATTCCCATTGCTGCAGTAACATGCACTGCATATCGAAAGCCCTGTAAGCACTGAGAAGTAGCGAGTTTGTCATCACTCTGATCAAGGGTCATGCTAAATGCAGCCAGCATAGGACCCCAGCAGACCTCGATCATGAACCTCAAAATTGTTGCATCAGTGACAACATGATACACAGATCTGCAACACCAGAATGAATTACTGTTCATTTACGGGATGGCAGACTATTGATTAACAATGAAATGTACTCTTATTATCCTTTTTTTCAGCTACAAGATCACTTCACATTTACTATTTTCATACATGCAAGATCCACAGAACCATAAAACATATTGCAATGTAGCTTACTCTGATTTCCCTGACTTTGCCTTAAACTCTTCTTGGATGCGCCTTATGAGGAGTCCATTTGCACCTAATGGCTTTTCTTCAATCTGCTTCCCCGTGACTAAGTTCAGTATACCATCCAAACCTAATAGTTTGTTTAAGCTGTTTGCTTGCTTGCTTCGGGGAACAGACGAATCAGCgttcattttaatttcatttttcacaATATTATCATAGAGGGAACCCAGATACTCTTCAGACAAATCCTTCCCGTCATCTATTCCACGATTGTTTCGTCTGAAATCAGCCTTAGACATCTGGATGGATCCAATGCAGGACAGTTAGAAACACCcaaatggatttttttttcctatacatataaacaaataaatcatCTATGCATTTTAAGTTGTTTGGATAACGCGAATTAAAACCACATTTAATTTATCTAACTAAGTCAAAAAGCACTTAAAATGACAAgtcataattattaaattaactttttttactgAAAATTATACATTGCTAGTTTCTTTAAAAAAGAAATACTGAAATAACCTTTATACTCACTTTCTTTATCATTAAAATACAACTAATAAATCATAAACTCTTTTTTCACCTTTAAATCTTTTAGTTATctctataaaattattatactatatctttatatttatatttatatttatatagaaGTAATTTGTTGTTACAATTGTTATTTTAgcaatatttatttatagttcCATGTCCACAGTGGAATggctaaaacataaaaaatcaaaattttaaaaataaaataaatttaactagaatttaatatttttcaacaATGAAagttatcaaataaattttacacTTCTAACACTTTAATATTTCAGTATTTATTATAATCAACCATTAAAATccagcacttaattttcagaattttcaaaaacaacaatcAAGTATCAAAACCAAAAGATTTGTcatcaaagaaaagaaaaatgtgacTAGTCACGACGTGACCAATGATAAATGGAATAAAGGTTCCGCAAGCAAACCTTATCTTTAACCATATTGTTATGGGCGTCTGTGTTGAGCATTATTACGGAATAAGCTAAGACATAAGCTGTATCTGCGCTAGTAAATGAATTTGGATTGCATTTACAGTAGCGTTCTGCAAACTTTTCCATAATGCGGTCAATCTTTTGTGCTTCTCCAGGTAACTTGAAGCCCCGTAAGAAAAACCTTATTGCTTCTCCAAAGTCCATTGCTTTAAAATTGAAAGAATCCACATAAGAATGCATAACTCTCAAACAAAACTCATCTCTTTCACCCAAATAGTCACCAATCATAGTTTCATTTAAGCCGATGGTGTTTTTCAGGAAGGCGGCAACTTCTTCTGGAGAACCACCAATTTTTTTGCTGCTTAACAAAAACTCGACGCCCTTGGCAGGTTTCCTATTAAATAGAGCAATACCTTTCTGCATTTAACCCATCAAACTTGTCAATAAAAGGCAAAACAGACCTGATATCAATTTAAATGGAGAAGATTATTACTCTTAGGTAGAACAACAACAGTTTGGTAGCACATGATCTATATAAAACAGACATGACATTTCATCATAACACTTATGAAAATAACCTGTAAACATAAACAGATGCTAATCGATTCTTAACTTATGCATGAAAAATGGATAACTGTCATATAAGTCAAGCAAAACTCAACCTGGAGTTCAATTTTATAAGCCCGGCGCTGTTCAAGGCTAGCAGCATCTGACATTTCAGCGCTCGCTTCTGAATGTAAATCATCGTCAGGACTACTAGCATCTTCTCCAATTGGATTTACATGATTATCTGTTGAAGCATCTATCTCAGAGATCTTAGGCACATAGGACTCTCCTTCCTCTACTCGCAACTGTTGATCCATCCAAGAACCCATCGATTTAATGATACCAACCAAACACTTCACAGATTCATGCCGAAACGTGATATCTTGGGCTGCAGACAAAGTTGTGTTTGAACCAGCAGGGGGTCCAAGAGCAGTTTTAAGAAGACCATTTACAACCCTGCAAGTATCTGAAGGAATTATAAGGGTTTTAATACATCTTTTACAACACAATATTGTGACAGAAAAAACTATAACACTAACAAATAAAGAGCATCTATGGAATAGGTAGAATCCACCAAATTAGTGTGATCAGTATAGAATGATTATTTTCTATATGACGTATCCCTTCCCTCAGGGCCATGAATTCATTGGTTACTTGGTTCAAAAAAGAGCTTAGAAGGATTATACAATCCTAACATGGATAAATGCCAACCATATAATAATGGTCTGAAGCTCAAGAAGCTATATACCTTCAAAAGTTCAATTATACTCCACATTTCAAATGCAACCCTTGAAGTGATATTCCAAGGGAATTCCATCCATAGTCTCAAAAGGCCAAGCAATAGGAGCTAGTTGAGTTTTGCATTcactattttattctattttggtTCGTCAAGCTGCTCTCAAGGCAGAAAAACTTATGTAGGAATTAACTTGTTCTTCCTCTGTCCTTTTCAAGTGACTCGCTGTAATACAGGCATTAAACTTACTAGTAGTATAGGTCAGGAGTATACATCTGATTCTAACGGTGTTAGACAAACATGGACGAAACGAAAGGAGTTTTGttgatttaaaatcaaatatcaaGTGGGCCGAAAGTAAAACTTAGGGACAACCATGATAGAAGGCCCAAAAGTTAGGGACTATGGGTGATTGTAAGCATGATAGTGAATACATCCTATAAATATTTCACCATAGGAAGTCAACATTGTCCGTAGAGAGCCATAAGAACTAGCAAAATGTACATTTATGGCTCTCATGTGGGCTCGCTCATTTCTTTAGTTTGTAGACCAAAAGAATGATATCCTGCCATTCCCTAAGTAGTGGTGGCTCTGCGTTCACTCTTACCATTATTGTTTTATGTAACTACTATAATGAGGCAAAGAGGGTATTATTGGAAGCTACAAAAGGAAGAAACATCCTAGGAGAAGTATGCCAACCAAAAAccttaaaaaaaagtataagttACTAAAGCACAATTTTCAGCAAGTATCGCATTGCAGGAAACAACTCCCAAGGAAGTGGTCAAGTGCACTCAAACCACCAAAAATTCTACACAAAGACTATCATATATAATCCACTTTAATTGCATAATCCAAGTTATTATCAAAGTTCATGATTTCCAAATTATATcttcatttatgaaatttacaACATATGAACAGAAGATCCTTGTCTTATGAAAACCATATACAATGAATTATTCagatttcataaattttaaactagCTAATATTAAGcaaaataagaaacaaaaatgaTAGAAATATAAGATCAGTACCTCTCGTATATGTTGGGAGCATCTAAGTCACAGTCATAATTCACAAAAACATCAATTATAATCTGTGAATCCTGAGCAATCTTTTCCAAAAAATTCAGAACAATCATCTTTTGTAAGAAGCTAGGCTGGTTAACATTCTCAAGCACCCTAAGGATGAGCATGGGAAAGAATATGCCGATTTCTGCCTTTAATCCTGATctgaatttggatagcaagatCATAAAGATAGAACACTGGAGCTGAAAAATAGCCATAACCGACAAAGCACTGTTCTTTAATAAGGACAAGCAAAGGTATTGCTTAACAGCATTGAGAAACCTGTACCATTTACAGTAAATGTCACATGCTCAAAGTTTAGACAGATAAACATCAAATTGGTGGACATAAAGAACATAACAAAATTTTCATTTCATGATGACGAGCACAAAAAGAAGCAAACTCATGGAAAATTGCTGCTCCTATGAATTTTCATGCTCTTTCTTATAATCAGCAAGGGACTAATAGAAATTTTtgacaaataaactaaaaaaatttaaaagcgaTTTCCCACCAAGAAAATTTGAACAGAGACCAGAAAACAGTATAATAGCAAGAatgtatatttcaaaaatttaaaagtatctATCGGAACCTTCTCCACTCAAAAACCCTCTTTAAGACAATTATAGTAAGGTAACTATAGTAAAGTATTCTTGCAAGTTTCAAGAAATGAGGTTCATTGTCAGTCATTATTCCTTTTCTTGGAAAAACACCTTAACTCCAATGCAAGAATCCAGGAATATATCTTTTTAGCATTTAGGAATTCTCTTTCTTTGTTTCGCTTCTTACTCTAGTTAATCCCATTTCTAACCAATATAATATATTAGATTCTTTACCAAGCATAGAAACTAACAGAAAAAAGGTGCAGCTAAATTATATGGAATTTTGCAAAATGTGTTATATTTAAAAGGAACGTGGTGATGCATAGTGTAAGAGAACTTAAATTAGAAATTGAGAGCAGATGCAAATGACTTGCCTTTCATTGTTGCACCAAATGGGACCCCCATTGTCCATGATGACCTTAAGCAACTCCAGGGACAATATTTTACCTCTCAAAAGGATATGGTCATCAGGGTTTTCCTGAGAAGAGTATTTCATAGACAATTTGCAGAGATTTCTAAAAAGAAGGAAACCATCCTCCCTAATCTTACTCCCCCAAGCAACAGCATTTGCTTCTCCATTACCCAAATCACCTTTAATCTCAGTTTCATTCCCGTTAGTCAAATTAACATCATTATCATGACTACTGCTATTACCATTGTGAACTTTGGGAGATGAAGGAATTTGCAATACAAATTGACCCTCAGAAGAGGCGGCAGCCATGACCTCATGAATGAAATTCTGACAAAAATGAATAGAACTGCCTTCATTCAAGCTTTTATCAGTGAACTCCAACAATTCATTAACATTAACAACTTTGAAATCATGAATGTCCAAAGAATCGTCCTCGACACGGGTAAAAACAATAAGCACAATTTGAGCAAGTACAGATTTAGCACAGATCTGATTAGTACCATTAAATCCACCAAGATACACATTATAACAAGTCCTAACAAGGCTCACCAGACACTCCCCGCGGATCAAAACACAAGGAGATCTAACCGCAGAAAGCAAAACCCTAAGCACGCCGAGCTCAACAGATTCGTCGCCAATCCCACACACCTTGCAAACACCGTCGATGATCTTGAAAAGGATAGTATGATTGGAATCGATTTCGCCACGAACAAGGCCCAATGAGAAGAGCTTGAAAGCGCATTCGAGGGCAGGCTCAACGACTTTAGAGTAGGAGGAATCTAGGGCGAGAATTAGGGGGCTGAGGAGGAACTCGGAGTCGGAAGAGGAGGTTCCGACAAGAGAACTTTGGGGATCGGAGTCGTCGGAGAGAGAGTGGAGCTTGTCGAGAGCGGATTTACAAGCAGAAACGAGGTGAGAATGCTTGCGCCAAGCTGCATTTTTGACGATTTTGTCGAGTGAAGGACCCAGAACTTTGCCGCAGCGAGATGAACCTCCTAGGCTTTGTGATGATGACATTGTGATTTAAATCTCTCGCAGATCTTATCTCTGCATACTCttcttctctttctttttcattttcttccCATCACAATGGAGTTTATGCATTAccctttctttttgttttttcaatttcaacCAAAAGGattcattttttcaattttgttctAATTCCGCAACTATAAACAATTTtaatggcctaattacttattattttttaataataattaaactttttattataatatttccaCCGTTTTCTCTCTCCTTCTATTCTCTGTGCGCTCTGTgagaaaaataattgttttctcTTACGCCACAGCCAAATGATACGGCGAGAAAAAGAGGTTAGAAGAAACCAGATTCTACTCCAAATTTGTAGCAAGTAATCGTTAATGATAGTGAAAACTTTAGTGATAATCACTCAATAGAAATTGTTGAAGTTCCTAAGATTGAATTTGGTTCGCTATCGAAGGAAGTTGAGGTGAAAGATTTTAACCTAGCTAAAGATAT
Coding sequences within it:
- the LOC126676481 gene encoding brefeldin A-inhibited guanine nucleotide-exchange protein 1 isoform X1, with product MSSSQSLGGSSRCGKVLGPSLDKIVKNAAWRKHSHLVSACKSALDKLHSLSDDSDPQSSLVGTSSSDSEFLLSPLILALDSSYSKVVEPALECAFKLFSLGLVRGEIDSNHTILFKIIDGVCKVCGIGDESVELGVLRVLLSAVRSPCVLIRGECLVSLVRTCYNVYLGGFNGTNQICAKSVLAQIVLIVFTRVEDDSLDIHDFKVVNVNELLEFTDKSLNEGSSIHFCQNFIHEVMAAASSEGQFVLQIPSSPKVHNGNSSSHDNDVNLTNGNETEIKGDLGNGEANAVAWGSKIREDGFLLFRNLCKLSMKYSSQENPDDHILLRGKILSLELLKVIMDNGGPIWCNNERFLNAVKQYLCLSLLKNSALSVMAIFQLQCSIFMILLSKFRSGLKAEIGIFFPMLILRVLENVNQPSFLQKMIVLNFLEKIAQDSQIIIDVFVNYDCDLDAPNIYERVVNGLLKTALGPPAGSNTTLSAAQDITFRHESVKCLVGIIKSMGSWMDQQLRVEEGESYVPKISEIDASTDNHVNPIGEDASSPDDDLHSEASAEMSDAASLEQRRAYKIELQKGIALFNRKPAKGVEFLLSSKKIGGSPEEVAAFLKNTIGLNETMIGDYLGERDEFCLRVMHSYVDSFNFKAMDFGEAIRFFLRGFKLPGEAQKIDRIMEKFAERYCKCNPNSFTSADTAYVLAYSVIMLNTDAHNNMVKDKMSKADFRRNNRGIDDGKDLSEEYLGSLYDNIVKNEIKMNADSSVPRSKQANSLNKLLGLDGILNLVTGKQIEEKPLGANGLLIRRIQEEFKAKSGKSESVYHVVTDATILRFMIEVCWGPMLAAFSMTLDQSDDKLATSQCLQGFRYAVHVTAAMGMQTQRDAFVTSIAKFTYLHNAADMKQKNVDAVKAIISIAIEDGNNLQEAWEHILTCLSRIEHLQLLGEGAPPDASFLTSSNVEADEKTLKATGYPSLKKKGTLQNPAVMAVVRGGSYDSATVGVNLPGPVTPEQINNFIANLNLLDQIGNFELNHVFANSQRLNSEAIVAFVKSLCKVAMSELQSPTDPRVFSLTKIVEIAHYNMNRIRLVWSRIWNVLSDFFVSVGLSENLSVAIFVMDSLRQLAMKFLEREELANYNFQNEFLRPFAIVMQKSSSAEIRELIVRCLSQMVLSRVNNVKSGWKSVFLVFTAAAADERKNIVLLAFETMEKIVREYFPYITETETTTFTDCVKCLTTFTNSRFNSDVSLNAIAFLRFCAVKLADGGLVWIEKSKVVDSTIPLVNENASDAQSLSDKDDHASYWIPLLTGLSQLTSDPRSAIRKSALEVLFNILNDHGHLFSQSFWNDIFNSVVLPIFSCVYDKKDILIKDGQRSSTSASPHVEGSGWDSETSAIATQCLVDLFVNFFDIVRSQLCSVVSILTGFIRSPIQGPTSTGVAALLRLSGELDSRLSEDEWKEIFLSLKEAAASTLPGFMKVLRSMDDTVLPDSSETYADADVISDHGFTNDDLEDDNLQTAAYVVSRVKSHISVLLLIVQVATDLCKANLQFLSATNVGILVDIFSCIASHAHELSCETIVQKKLEKACSMLELSDPPIVHFENESYHNYLNFLHDLLVNNPSMSELMNVELQLVVVCEKILQIYLNCTGSKPDSKLVVHWILPLGSAKKEELAARTALLLSALRILSDLERDSFRRYVSRFFPLLVDLVRSEHSSGEVQHILSNIFKSCIGPVLM
- the LOC126676481 gene encoding brefeldin A-inhibited guanine nucleotide-exchange protein 1 isoform X2 yields the protein MLPTYTRDTCRVVNGLLKTALGPPAGSNTTLSAAQDITFRHESVKCLVGIIKSMGSWMDQQLRVEEGESYVPKISEIDASTDNHVNPIGEDASSPDDDLHSEASAEMSDAASLEQRRAYKIELQKGIALFNRKPAKGVEFLLSSKKIGGSPEEVAAFLKNTIGLNETMIGDYLGERDEFCLRVMHSYVDSFNFKAMDFGEAIRFFLRGFKLPGEAQKIDRIMEKFAERYCKCNPNSFTSADTAYVLAYSVIMLNTDAHNNMVKDKMSKADFRRNNRGIDDGKDLSEEYLGSLYDNIVKNEIKMNADSSVPRSKQANSLNKLLGLDGILNLVTGKQIEEKPLGANGLLIRRIQEEFKAKSGKSESVYHVVTDATILRFMIEVCWGPMLAAFSMTLDQSDDKLATSQCLQGFRYAVHVTAAMGMQTQRDAFVTSIAKFTYLHNAADMKQKNVDAVKAIISIAIEDGNNLQEAWEHILTCLSRIEHLQLLGEGAPPDASFLTSSNVEADEKTLKATGYPSLKKKGTLQNPAVMAVVRGGSYDSATVGVNLPGPVTPEQINNFIANLNLLDQIGNFELNHVFANSQRLNSEAIVAFVKSLCKVAMSELQSPTDPRVFSLTKIVEIAHYNMNRIRLVWSRIWNVLSDFFVSVGLSENLSVAIFVMDSLRQLAMKFLEREELANYNFQNEFLRPFAIVMQKSSSAEIRELIVRCLSQMVLSRVNNVKSGWKSVFLVFTAAAADERKNIVLLAFETMEKIVREYFPYITETETTTFTDCVKCLTTFTNSRFNSDVSLNAIAFLRFCAVKLADGGLVWIEKSKVVDSTIPLVNENASDAQSLSDKDDHASYWIPLLTGLSQLTSDPRSAIRKSALEVLFNILNDHGHLFSQSFWNDIFNSVVLPIFSCVYDKKDILIKDGQRSSTSASPHVEGSGWDSETSAIATQCLVDLFVNFFDIVRSQLCSVVSILTGFIRSPIQGPTSTGVAALLRLSGELDSRLSEDEWKEIFLSLKEAAASTLPGFMKVLRSMDDTVLPDSSETYADADVISDHGFTNDDLEDDNLQTAAYVVSRVKSHISVLLLIVQVATDLCKANLQFLSATNVGILVDIFSCIASHAHELSCETIVQKKLEKACSMLELSDPPIVHFENESYHNYLNFLHDLLVNNPSMSELMNVELQLVVVCEKILQIYLNCTGSKPDSKLVVHWILPLGSAKKEELAARTALLLSALRILSDLERDSFRRYVSRFFPLLVDLVRSEHSSGEVQHILSNIFKSCIGPVLM